The window CACCTGGCCGGCGTCGATGCCGTGGGCGGCCGCCTGCGCCTCGATCTGCCGCTCCACCAGCGGTGTGCGGACGTATCCGGGGTTCACGCAGTTGCTGGTGACACCGTGCGGGGCGCCCTCGACGGCGGCGACCTTGCTCAGCCCTTCCAGGGCGTGCTTCGCGGTCACGTAGCCGGCCTTGAACGCGCTGGCGCGCAGCCCGTGCACGCTGGAGATGTTCACGATCCGGCCCCAGCCCCGGGCGCTCATGTACGGCATGGCCCGGCGGATGAGGAGGAACGGCGCGTGGACCATCACGCGCTGCATGAGTGCGAAGCGGTCCGGCGGGAACTCGGCCAGGGGTGCGACGTGCTGGATCCCCGCGTTGTTGACCAGGATGTCGAGCTCGGCGGGCAGCTCCTCGATGGCCCCGGCCCGGGCCAGGTCCACCACGTGCGCCCGCCCGCCGATCGACTCGGCTGCGGACCTCGCCGCGGCTCCGTCCACGTCCACCACGTGTACGTGGGCCCCGGCCGCGGCGAGCGCCGAGGCGCAGGCCCGTCCGATGCCGCTTCCGGCACCGGTCACCATGGCGGTGCGGCCCGCCAGGTCGGTACCCGCGGCGGCTGCTGTCCCGTGGGGCACGGGAGGGAATCCGCTTGTCATGCCCAGAATCATCCGGGACTCGGGCGGGCCGCTCCCATGTGCACGGCCGCCACAGTCGGGCCGGGCGGTGTGTCGGCCTCCGCCACGCAGGCCGCTGCGCACTCCTGCCTGGGCACTGTCCGGCGACACCGCGCGCAGTGAGTACAGGACGGGCAGGGGGGAGTCCCCGAACGGCAACCGGTACCGGCCGTCCGCACCCGGGGCCAGGGTGCCGCGCGGGTCGAACCCGGCAGCGTGGCCCACCGCGCCCGGCTCCGGGACGGGGCGGGAGCCGGGGCGGGGCGGGGCGGGAGCCGGGGCGGGAGACGGAGCCGGGGCTGGACCTGAGGGCCGGCCTACGAGGGGCCGAGCAGGTCCAGGAGCGGCGCCAGTCCCCCGGGCCGCTCGTCGACCGGGAGGTGGTCGACGAAGTGCACCGGGCAGCCGAGCTCCCGGGCGCCGCCGTCGGCGCGCCGGTCGTCCCCCACCATGAGCACGTCGGCGGGGGCCAGGCCGAGCCGGTCGCAGGCGGCCCGGAAGATCGCCGGATCGGGCTTCTGGGTGCCCAGCTCGAAGGAGAGCACGTAGGCGTCGACCAGCTCGTCGAGCCCGTGCGTGCGGAAGATCGGCCGCAGGTCCCATCCGATGTTGCTGACCACGGCCACCGGGAGTCCCCGCCGCCGCAGTTCGCGCAGGGTCGGCCCGGTGTCCGGGTAGGGGCGCCAGGCGGCAGGGGTCATGTGACGGTCGTAGAGCACCTTCGCCAGCTCCGGGTCCGTGACACCGGCCGCGTGGGTCAGGCCTCCGTAGGCGGCCCGGTGCTCCTGCGCGCTGATGTCCCGCGTGCCCCAGACGGTTTCGAGGTGCGCGGGCACCTGCCGGGGCGAGGGCCCGCCCGGCAGTGCGCCGTACTCGGTCAGCCGCCGTACCGTCTCGCCGAACTCCTGCTCGGCCATCGCGATACCGGTCTCCACGAGGGCGGCACGGAGCCACTCCTCGGTCGACTCGACGCGCAGCAGCGTGCCGGAGAAGTCGAACATCACTCCTTTGATCATGTGGTGATCGTAGGCCGAGCCGCCGCCGACCGGGAACGGGTTCCGCGGTCGGGCGTGCGGGCATGCGGGCATGCGGGCCGGACAGTCGGGGTCAGGTGGTCGGGTGCAGCCTGGACGGGGTGGCCTGTGAGCTCTGCGGGCTCCCGTCGATGGAGGCCAGGGCGCTGCCTGCCAGCCAGGTCCGCCAGTCCACGTTCCAGTCGCCGAAGCCGTTGTCGAAGGGAGCCATCTTCTCTCCCCCGCTGTTGACCACCTCCACGATGTCGCCCTCGCGGACCGTCTCGAAGAACCAGGCGGCGTTCTCGGTGCTCATGCCCGTGCAGCCGTGGCTGACGTTCTCCTCGCCCTGTGCCTCGACCGACCAGGGCGCCGCGTGGATGTACTCGCCGCT is drawn from Streptomyces sp. NBC_01232 and contains these coding sequences:
- a CDS encoding 3-hydroxybutyrate dehydrogenase → MTSGFPPVPHGTAAAAGTDLAGRTAMVTGAGSGIGRACASALAAAGAHVHVVDVDGAAARSAAESIGGRAHVVDLARAGAIEELPAELDILVNNAGIQHVAPLAEFPPDRFALMQRVMVHAPFLLIRRAMPYMSARGWGRIVNISSVHGLRASAFKAGYVTAKHALEGLSKVAAVEGAPHGVTSNCVNPGYVRTPLVERQIEAQAAAHGIDAGQVVSDVLLSRSAVKRLIEPEEVAAAVLWLCGPHTGYVTGASIPLDGGWTAA
- a CDS encoding HAD family hydrolase; this encodes MIKGVMFDFSGTLLRVESTEEWLRAALVETGIAMAEQEFGETVRRLTEYGALPGGPSPRQVPAHLETVWGTRDISAQEHRAAYGGLTHAAGVTDPELAKVLYDRHMTPAAWRPYPDTGPTLRELRRRGLPVAVVSNIGWDLRPIFRTHGLDELVDAYVLSFELGTQKPDPAIFRAACDRLGLAPADVLMVGDDRRADGGARELGCPVHFVDHLPVDERPGGLAPLLDLLGPS